The genomic window AAATCGTGTAAATGTCTATATTTGTGCTACTTGAGAGCTCTTTTAGCACCCCTTCATCTTGACTTAAAAAATACTGCCACAGCAAAGTGCGATTTCTTTGCATAGGTGTATTTGCCTTTTTATAGGCATTTTGAAAGTATTTTAACGCCGCATTTGGCTGATTATACAAAATCTCATTAAGTCCAAGCATAAACAATGTATAAGAATCCGCACCTGTGATATTTGCACCTATAAGGGATTCTTTAAACTTCTCATAACTTTTATCTTGTGTGATGAGAATGCTTTGAAGCATATTATTAAAGGCTTGATTGTTTTCATCGGCGAGTTTTTTAAGTGCTTGAGGCTTGATTGTTTGATTAAGAATCTGTGTGCGTTGATTTGCCCTCAAAGCACGATAAATAGTAGCAAAGTTTTTTGCATCACTTTGTAGCATAGCTGTTAGAATCTGCGGGGAGCTTAGAATCTCGATACGTTTTCTATACGTTGGATCACTTTGAAATTTTTTAAGTAAAAAATCTTTATTTTTCTGTGGCATTGAAGGGATATTAGCGATATTTAGCCCCGCCTTGATACACGCAATATCTTGCGTTTTTAGCTTCTCAAAACTTAGACGCTGACAATACAGATTGCGCGGCAATTCACTCACCTTGCCCTTTGCACTCATTAGATTATTAAGTTTTGCAGTTCTGCGAAATATCAAATCATAAGCTTTGAGCGCATCTTGCAAACTCGTGCGTTCATCACTCAAAAATTGCCAAATGTAAAAATCTCTCGCCAAGCCCTTGGGTTTAGATTCTAAAAACTCAAGTGTTATGGTCGTGGTGTAACCTATACTACAAAGAAGCACCAACAAAACGCATATTCTTTTCATCAACCACCCCTAGATATGCACACTCTGCGCGTATTTTAATAGAATCTGCACTAAAAACAAATCAATGAATTTTAGCATAACTGCCACAATAAGTGGCGAAAAATCAATCCCGCTTATCGTGGTAGGCATTATCCTGCGTAGCCTCGCATATACGGGCTGTGTAAGGCGATTAAGCACTTGCACGATAGGATTATAGGGGTCGGGGCGCACCCAGCTAATGAGTGCGGCAATGACAATCACCCATATATATAAATTGATGAGCATACTCAATATACTAGCCAATGCCTGTAAAAAAGTGCCTATAACCATAACCTCTCCACTGCTTTATTTAGTCTGCTATCTTAGAATAATCTTGTGAATCCAAAGTAACAATATCACGCAAGAAAAAGCGCAAATAAGGATAAAGTTCGCTTAACTCTAAGCCGTGAGTTGTGCCTGTGAGTAAGATTCTAAGAGGCTTGAAAAATCTCTTGCCTTTTAGATTACTTTTTTGCAAAAGCGCGTTTTTCATACTCTCATAGTCTTTTAAATCCTCGCTGTGAGATTCTATCATCTCGCGCAAAAACGCATAAAGCATCCTACATTCTTGCTCGTAACTCTCATCATTTTCTTTTTGCATAATATTCTTTGGTGCAAAAATGCACCCAATCTTCGCGCGTATTTCGTTGAGCGTGCTTGCCTCTTGCAAATGTAGCTTTGCCAAAGCCCCAACGCTTGGATCTTTACTATCAAGCAATAGAGCAAATTCCTGCTCATTGAGTGTTTTGAAATGCTCTCTATTTAAGAATCTAAGCCGCTTAATATCAAACTTCACGGGTGATTTTGCAATATGCTTAATATCAAACCACTCATAAGTATCTTGGAGCTTAAAAACCTCGCTTGGCACGTGATTTCCCATAGATACGAGATAATTGACAATTGCTTGAGGCAAGAAACCCTCCTCTAAAAGCCACGCCACTGATGATGCGCTATCACGCTTACTCATCTTGCTCCCACTCTCTCCAAGTATAATAGGCAAATGCACGTATCCTAATACCTTATCATAACCTAAAGCGCGATGAATAAGAATCTGACGAGGTGTGTTACTTACGTGGTCTTCACCACGCACAATAAAACTTATATCATACAGCATATCATCAACCGCACAGGCAAAATTATAGGTGGGGATACCATCTTCTTTTAAAATTACAAAACTATCTATTTCGTGTGCCTCAAAACGCAATGTGCCTTTGATGGCATCTTCAAAACTAATAGCCTCACTTGCTCCTCGAATACGCACCACAGGCTTAGTGTTACTTGATTTTTCAATTTCTGCCCAAGAAGGATCATAACGAAAAGGTCTTTTTTGTTCTTTTGCTTCAAGTCGTTTGGATTCTAAAAACTCTTTGGAGCAATAGCAGTAAAACGCTAAACCTTTATCAATGAGATATTGCGCAAGCTGGCGATGTTTGTCAAAGTTATCGCTTTGATAGACAAGATTATCCCACAAAAGCCCAAAAAGATTAAGAATATTAAGAATCTCCTTGTCCTTGCCCTCTATATTACGCGCAATGTCTGTGTCTTCAATGCGTATGAGGAACTTTTGTCTGCTCTGCTTAGCAATAATGTAGTTAAAAATAGCTGCGCGAAGATTCCCAATATGCATATCACCAGTGGGCGAGGGAGCAAAGCGCAACATTATTTTGCCTTAAACATTGCGGCAAATTGCGCGGGATTAAATTCTGGTGGATTTGGCTCTGTCAGGACATCGCTTAAGGTAATAAGCATTTGGCTAATTTCTTGCAACTTTTCCTCTACATAGCTCACAACCTCGCCCATATTGACTTGAGATTCTATAACTTTGCAAAGCGGCAGTGGATTTTGCACGATAAAGCTGTATTGCGTATTGTTTAAGGTTGTATCTAGTCGCGTTTCAAAAAGTCCTACGCCCATAAATGAGGCATTATCCACTATCTCTTGAATACTCACCTTGATATTTTGCATATCTTGTGCCGAAGTATTATGAGCGATTTTTAGAATCTTCCTTAGTGCGACAGAAGTGCTTTGCAGCGCACCTATGAACTCATTTGCACCCTTAATATCCTCTCCAAATTTATGGATAGAATTCGCGTTAAAAGTGCCAAGGGGTGTTTCAAACTGCGAGCCGATGTGTTTTTGAAATGTAGATAGCATATCTTGCATAGCCTAACCTCTTATTTAGCATTTTCCTGTGCGTAAGCATATTTTATTCCATTAAAGGCTTATTGTGATTTGTTTCCCATTCTTATAAGACTTCTATAATTTGCTCAAACATAAAAGTTTTTTTACTTAATTCTCCCTTTGACAAAATAAGGATTCTAAAGTTTCCCAAAGGGGTGTTTATTTTGTAGATTCTATTGTGTAAGTTTTAGAATCTCATACACAAGTGAGGTTTTAAACAAAACTTTAAAAAACCAAAATCTTGCTAATACTCTATCCCCACTTCCTTAAGCCTATCGCGGATATAGCGCATTTGAATGTTTTTATCAAAGCACCATTTGGGCGCAAGGAGGCTTTCATCGTGCGCCCCTGCACTAATTCTTTGCACGACAACATCAGGCGGGATTTTTTGCAAAGATTTCACAATGAGGTTGCTAAAACTTTCTATACTAATAGGCTCATATCGCCCATCTTTGTAAAGTTTGGCAAGTCTTGTGCCATTGACAACATACAGCGGGTGAATCTTAATGCCATTTATCCCCCATTCTAAAACCGAGTTAAGAGAATGCAGCATCATCTCTTCTGTCTCGCCCGGCAGTCCATAAATCAAATGAGCGCAGACTTTCACACCCTTTGCGCGAGTTTTTTCAAACATCTCTTTTGCACCCTCGATTTTGTGCGCGCGATTTGTGCGCTCTAATGTCTCATTATAAACAGATTGGATTCCATATTCGAGCCAAATCTCCTTGCCATTTTTGACATACTCGCCTAAAAGCTCAAGTAGCTCATCTTGCACGCAGTCAATGCGTGTGCCGATACTTAAGCCCACGACATTAGGGAAGCTTAGAGCCTTATCATAGAGGGCTTTAAGCGTATCAAATGGCGCGTAAGTATTGGTATAAGACTGAAAATACACCATATATTTACTCACACCGAATTTTCTTTGATGAAATTCACTATGCCAATAAAATTGCTCTTCAAGTTGTTTAAGCTGTATAGGAAGAAGTGGGTTTGTGCTAAGGGAGAAATTCATCTTTACTTGTGAGATTTTATCTATCTTTATGAGGCTTGGCGAGAAGCTTTCATTATCACAATAAATGCACCCACCTTTAGCAAGGCTACCATCAATATTGGGGCAAGTGAATCCCTGCAAGGAAATGGGGATTTTTCTTACCCTTGTGCCAAATCGTTTTTTAAAATATCGCCCTACACTTAGCACGAGTCGCATTGATGCCCTCTAGTATAATCATCAATATAGCATTCGTCAAAACACGCCTTGCACCAGCCTTTGCCCTCTCCGCCTATGCTCCTTACTAACCCATCAACAGAGAGGAAGCCTAGAGAATCCGCACCGATGTATTTACACACCTCTTCAATGCTTTTATTGGCACAAATGAGCTGTTCTTTGTTTGGAGTATCCACGCCATAGTAGCAAGGAGAAATAGTCGGTGGAGATGAGATGAGTAAATGAATCTTCCTTGCCCCAGCCTGACGCAAGATTCTAATAATCTGCTTACTTGTCGTGCCGCGCACCACAGAATCATCAATCACAATAATATCTTTCCCCGCAATAAGCTCCTTAATGGGATTAAGCTTTAAGCGCACCTTGAGTTCGCGCTCTTGTTGTGTTGGCTCAATAAATGTGCGCCCCACATAGTGATTGCGGATAATGCCTAGCTCAAAATCAATGCCACTTTGCTTACTATACCCAAGTGCCGCTGCCACGCCAGAATCTGGCACGGGGATTACCATATCTGCCTCTATCTTATGCTCTTTGGCAAGTTCTATACCCATTTGCTTACGCGCCTTATAGACATTGCACCCAAACACAAAACTATCGGGTCGCGCGAAATATACAAACTCAAACACACAAGGACGAGGGTAAGATTCAAAAACTTGAATGCTCTTAGGCTGCGTATCTGTGAGCGCATATGCGCCATCAAATATTAACATCTCGCCCGGATTTACTTCGCGCACAAATTCCGCGCCAATAAGGTCAAATGCGCAACTCTCACTCGCCACGACATAGCCTAGAGAGCCATCGCTATTTTGAATCTTGCCTAAGCTTAAGGGGCGTAATCCATAGCGGTCGCGTATGGCAAACATTTTGCTTCGAGAGAGAAAGACAAAGCAATATGCACCATCGACACAACCTAGCGCATCAATGATTCTATCTGTAAGTGATTGTTTTTTGCTTTGGGCGATAAGGTGGATAAGATTTTCCGTATCTAAATGACTTTGAAAAATCGCGCCCTTTTGGATAAGCTCCTTACGCACATCTTTAGCATTTGTAAGGTTTCCATTATGTGCGATTGCGATTTCGCCTAGCTCATATCGCGCGAAAATAGGCTGCGTGTCATTGATAGAATCTTCCCCTGCAGTCGAGTAACGATTATGCCCGATACTTGAGCGTCCTTGTAGTTTGTCTAATCGCTTTTGTGTAAAAATCTTTGTTACAAGCCCTGTATCTTTGATTGTGCTAATTTTTGTGCCATTACTCGTGGCTATCCCACTTGCCTCTTGCCCTCTGTGCTGCATCGCAAAAAGTGAATAATAGCTTAGCATACTCGCATTATCGACATTATACACGCCTACAACCGCACATTCTTCGTTCCAACTTTTCATACTCTTAAGCCTTGATTTCATCTTGTATGTATAATTGTATAGCAATAAAACTAAATAAGCAAATCTTTGTCTCTAAAGTGCTAGGGCGTCCTGTATGCTGTATAAACCGCTTTCTTGTTGCACTATCCAACTCGCCATATCAAGCGCACCCTTAGCAAAAGTAAGGCGCGAGGTTGCATTATGAGTAAATTCCAAATACTCGCCATCAAGATAGAATCCTACGCTATGGCGTCCGCACACATCGCCACCGCGCAAACTCATCACGCCAATTTCATTACTGCTTCGCTCACCAATTACGCCATTGCGTCCGCTTACGCGCACTTTGTCTAGGTTTAATCCTCTCGCATTCGCACAAGTCTGCGCAAGAGTGAGTGCCGTGCCTGATGGAGCATCTTTTTTATGTCGGTGGTGAATCTCACAAATTTCTATATCACTCTCTTTTAAAGTCTGCGCTACAAGTGAAACAACTTTATTCAACACAGCTATGCCCTTACTCATATTTGTCGCATATAAAATAGGCATAGTATGTGAGGCTTCTTCAATCAAATGATGTGTATCATTACTTAGTCCGGTTGTGCCTATCACAAGCGGTGTGGGATTGCCCAATGCTACTTCAAGCAAGGCTTTTGTCGCTTCCGGAGAGGAGAAATCAACAATCACATCGCTAGATTGTAAAAACACTTCAAAGTCTCGCGTTACCATTGTGCTAGAAGGCAGGGAATACTGCAACTCATTACGCACATAAATGCTTGAAAGATTAAGATGATTGCTATTTAGAATCTCCTCAATCAGCAGCCTACCCACACGCCCGGTAGCACCAAAAATTCCTACTTTTAGCATAGATTCTCCTTGCAAATTTTAGAATAAAAGTGAGCGCATTATACATAAATAGTGTTACTTGCATTGATTTTGGGTGAGAAATTATACAGCTTAGCTATGTGAATACCCAAGCAAAAGAAACTCATCGCTAAGCTTCAAAGCCAAGAGAATCTTCAGGGCATTAAGAGAACATAAGATACAATGCACTTATTCTCAAAACAAGGAAACAAAATGCTAAAACATCTCATATATTCTACTCTGCTGCTATTAATATGTGTATTTGTAGGGTGTTCAGATTCTTCAGTAGATTCTTTGCCCGAGTGCGTGAATAATGAGGACAAGATAAAAGGTTGTGTGGAGAGAGATTATCATCACAATGGACAATTAAAAATAGAATTTCCATACAAAAATGGCAAAGAAAATGATATTGCAAAAGGGTATTATGAAACTGGAGAGCTTTATATTAAAGCTCCATATACAGATGATTATAAAAATGGTGTTGCAAAAGAGTATGATAAAAATGGAAAATTAAAACAATTGCGTTTATACAAAAATGATACTTTTAAAGTCCAATCATAAGGATTCTATTTGGGATTATTAAGAGCAAAAATGCTTTGCAAGGAGCATTTATAAGTTATGCTCTTACATTACATATTTAAAACAAGGCAAGATTTTACCTTGCCCCGCATATAAGAGAATAAAAGTGTCCCTGCTTACTTATGCTCCAAATACACAATCGCCTGAAGTGCAGCAGTCGCTCCATCACCCGCAGCGCACACTACTTGCTTAGAAGCCTGCACACGCACATCGCCCGCGGCAAAAAGCCCCTCTATGTTTGTTTTCATAGACAAATCCACTTTGATACTCCCCCATTCATCGCAATCACAAAGCATAGAGCCATTTTCTTGCTTTAATATCGCTGTATTCACATCATAGCCTACAAAGATAAAAATACCGCTTACGACAATATCTTCTAATTTGCCTGAATCTGTGTGTTTGATAAGCACACTCGTTACGCCCGAAGCATCGCCCTTAATCTCCTCGACTACTGCAGGAGTGATAAAGTGAATCTTGTCATTACTCTTTGCGTGTTCGATAGTCGTAGGTGCTGCGCGAAATTCATTTCTCCTATGCACCAAATGCACCTTAGAGCAAATGCGGCTAAGATAAATTGCCTCTTCAAGTGCGGTATCGCCTCCGCCTAGCACAATCACTTCTTGGTCTTTATAAAAGAATCCATCGCAAGTAGCACAAGTGCTAATGCCTCTGCCCCAAAATTCGCTTTCACCTTTAAGATTTGCTTTCTTTGGGCTACCACCAGCGCAGAAAATCACCGCCTTTGATTCTTCACTTTTGCCACCAGCAAGAGAGATAAGGAATGTATCTCCTTTTTTGCTTACGCGCGTTACTTCGCTCATCTCGTGTCGCAACCCAAAGCGGAAGCATTGCTCCTGCCAAGGCTGCATAAACTCCATTCCGCTCACAATCTCTTTCACACCCGGATAGTTTTCTATCTCGCTGCTGCCTGTGATTTGTCCGCCGGGCATTCCTTTTTCAAAAAGCACTACATTTTTAATACCGCCTCGTGTCGCATATAGCCCTGCTGTAAGCCCAGCAGGACCACCACCAATTATTGCTAAATCAATCATTTCATCTCCTTTATTTTAATAAAAATTATCCATTATTAAAAACTATTAGTTTAACCATAAGGTAAATAGGAATATTTTTTTATTTTAATTTAATAAAATTAGCAAGTAGCCTCAATCCTACATCGTGGCTTTTTTCCGGGTGTGGCTGAATCCCAAAGAGATTATCCCTATTTACAATCGCACCAAAAGGATAGCCATATTCACAATATGCGAGAATAAGCTCCTCTTTTGCCTTTATATGAAAGCTATGCACGAAGTATAAAAAGCTCTTATCCTTTATACCCTCAAAAATTTTAGAATCTTGCGCCCTCTGCGTAAAATTAATGCTATTCCAGCCTATATGTGGGACTTTAAGCGGGGCAATGTTGCTAAACTCCACCACCTCGCCCTGCATTAGTCCAAGCCCCCTATGCTCCCCAAACTCAAAGCTTTTTTCAAATAAAAGCTGCATACCAAGGCAGATTCCAAGCAGATATTTGCCACTTTGTGCAAATTCTTTAATCGCTTCATCTAAATGAGAATCTCTCAAATGCTCCATTGCATTGCCAAATGCCCCCACACCGGGCAAAAGTAGCTTATCGTAGTCTTTGAGCTTTTCAGGACTAGATTCTATACAAACTTCAAATTTTGGCACATCACCTTGATTACTCACAAAGCTAAACGCATTTTGCACGCTGCCTAAATTGCCTACCCCATAGTTAATAATGCCTATTTTAGTCATTTACAAATCCCTTTAACCATTCTTTATTGCGCACTATCACACTTTCCTTTTTTTGCAAGAGACTATCGCGTATATGCTCTAGTTCCTCACCACTTAGCATACTCATCACCGAGCGCGAAAGTGCGGTAGGCGAGGCTGTAGGAAAAGTGTTAAGCAAAGATTCTATTTCTGCTATAAGCGCGTCTTTGGAGGTAATCTCACCATTTTTGCTTATAAATGAATCCATTACTATCCCTTGCTTAAGTTGCGTGAAGTGTAGGCGCGTATATGTCCCTGTAAAGTCTCCGCAAAAATAGCCCAATATGGCTTATCTTGTGGCAAATTTTCATAAAAAACTTGCAACATATCATAATAATCCGCCTCTGTAATACTCCCTTTTAATAGCTCGTATTTGAGATAAAGCCAATAGGTATTAAGCACATCGCTATGGCAGTAGTGATTGATACGCATTAAGGCTTTGATTTTAGATTCTCTTATCACATTAGAATCTGCAGAGCTATGTTCTTGCTCTATCTCTTCTTTAAATACTTCATCGCTACAAAGATAAGTTTCAAAAACCTGTGAGCCATTCATATCATATTTACCCACTAAGCCAAGCATAGCGCAGAGATTATTAAGGCTAAGTGTGCGCACCGCACCAAAACTTCCCAAACTATCAAGCAAATCTGTGTGAAACTCCTCGCTGTATCGTTGGCGATAATTTTGCCATTTGTTTTTATTAAGCGCGTGATTGTCCTGCTCGTAGTAGGCAAAGGCGTTTATATCATATCGCATAGCGCGCAAAAGCAAGGTCGGTATGTCAAAACCCCGCCCATTGAAGCTTACAAGTCGCGGATTGCTCTTATTGAAAAACTGCCAAAACTCGCTTATAAGCTGTTTTTCTAAACTATCTAAAAAGGTTTCGCTTTCAAAATCTATCTTGCCATTATCATCGATAAAATTCTGCCTCTGCTTAGAATCTCGCGTGGATTCACAATTTTTAGAATCTACCCCATTTGCACCCACATATGCGCTCACCTCATCTAAGAATCCCCCGCCAAAATGCCCTACTTTTTTGAATCTCCCATATTCATCACATATCACACTAGAGATACTTATCACGCGATGAAAGCAAGGTGAGAGAAATTCGCTACCGCTTTTTTCATATTGGGCTTTGAATGCCTCTTTTGCAATTTCTAGCGGTAAGCCTTCATAACCATAGACGCGGGATAAGAGATGAAAATCAGGGATTGTTTCAATATCAAAGACACATATCATTTCATTGCCTTCTTACAAAATCTAGCTACAATATTACCAAAATTTACCAACAAGGACAGAGTATGTATGCGTTACTAAGTGTAAGCGATAAAGAAAATATTGTCGAGTTTGCAAAGGATTTAGTGGCTTTGGATTATAAGATTCTAAGCACAGGTGGGACATTAAGCCTTTTGCAAAAGGCACAAATCAAGGCT from Helicobacter typhlonius includes these protein-coding regions:
- a CDS encoding lytic transglycosylase domain-containing protein; translated protein: MKRICVLLVLLCSIGYTTTITLEFLESKPKGLARDFYIWQFLSDERTSLQDALKAYDLIFRRTAKLNNLMSAKGKVSELPRNLYCQRLSFEKLKTQDIACIKAGLNIANIPSMPQKNKDFLLKKFQSDPTYRKRIEILSSPQILTAMLQSDAKNFATIYRALRANQRTQILNQTIKPQALKKLADENNQAFNNMLQSILITQDKSYEKFKESLIGANITGADSYTLFMLGLNEILYNQPNAALKYFQNAYKKANTPMQRNRTLLWQYFLSQDEGVLKELSSSTNIDIYTIYANQKLNVEPSYQVVTNLGKLSSKKPKFDIKDPFQWQMLKENLSQVKSEKDLRELSKHFAYEDTSAHYAYILTQINNFKVNYFITPFSDKIKWRDDSQKAFTYAIAKQESILLPALVSTSYALGMMQIMPFNVEPFAKSLKRDNIKLEDMFDPVTALEFGTFYLNDLSREFKHPLFVSYAYNGGPGFLRRALKTKKLFIKKRNYEPWLSMELIPYKESRDYGLRVLANYIVYQGSFGNHINLEDYLKQTLVN
- a CDS encoding YggT family protein, with the protein product MVIGTFLQALASILSMLINLYIWVIVIAALISWVRPDPYNPIVQVLNRLTQPVYARLRRIMPTTISGIDFSPLIVAVMLKFIDLFLVQILLKYAQSVHI
- the gltX gene encoding glutamate--tRNA ligase — encoded protein: MLRFAPSPTGDMHIGNLRAAIFNYIIAKQSRQKFLIRIEDTDIARNIEGKDKEILNILNLFGLLWDNLVYQSDNFDKHRQLAQYLIDKGLAFYCYCSKEFLESKRLEAKEQKRPFRYDPSWAEIEKSSNTKPVVRIRGASEAISFEDAIKGTLRFEAHEIDSFVILKEDGIPTYNFACAVDDMLYDISFIVRGEDHVSNTPRQILIHRALGYDKVLGYVHLPIILGESGSKMSKRDSASSVAWLLEEGFLPQAIVNYLVSMGNHVPSEVFKLQDTYEWFDIKHIAKSPVKFDIKRLRFLNREHFKTLNEQEFALLLDSKDPSVGALAKLHLQEASTLNEIRAKIGCIFAPKNIMQKENDESYEQECRMLYAFLREMIESHSEDLKDYESMKNALLQKSNLKGKRFFKPLRILLTGTTHGLELSELYPYLRFFLRDIVTLDSQDYSKIAD
- a CDS encoding flagellar FLiS export co-chaperone; amino-acid sequence: MQDMLSTFQKHIGSQFETPLGTFNANSIHKFGEDIKGANEFIGALQSTSVALRKILKIAHNTSAQDMQNIKVSIQEIVDNASFMGVGLFETRLDTTLNNTQYSFIVQNPLPLCKVIESQVNMGEVVSYVEEKLQEISQMLITLSDVLTEPNPPEFNPAQFAAMFKAK
- a CDS encoding TIGR01212 family radical SAM protein (This family includes YhcC from E. coli K-12, an uncharacterized radical SAM protein.), which gives rise to MRLVLSVGRYFKKRFGTRVRKIPISLQGFTCPNIDGSLAKGGCIYCDNESFSPSLIKIDKISQVKMNFSLSTNPLLPIQLKQLEEQFYWHSEFHQRKFGVSKYMVYFQSYTNTYAPFDTLKALYDKALSFPNVVGLSIGTRIDCVQDELLELLGEYVKNGKEIWLEYGIQSVYNETLERTNRAHKIEGAKEMFEKTRAKGVKVCAHLIYGLPGETEEMMLHSLNSVLEWGINGIKIHPLYVVNGTRLAKLYKDGRYEPISIESFSNLIVKSLQKIPPDVVVQRISAGAHDESLLAPKWCFDKNIQMRYIRDRLKEVGIEY
- the purF gene encoding amidophosphoribosyltransferase → MKSWNEECAVVGVYNVDNASMLSYYSLFAMQHRGQEASGIATSNGTKISTIKDTGLVTKIFTQKRLDKLQGRSSIGHNRYSTAGEDSINDTQPIFARYELGEIAIAHNGNLTNAKDVRKELIQKGAIFQSHLDTENLIHLIAQSKKQSLTDRIIDALGCVDGAYCFVFLSRSKMFAIRDRYGLRPLSLGKIQNSDGSLGYVVASESCAFDLIGAEFVREVNPGEMLIFDGAYALTDTQPKSIQVFESYPRPCVFEFVYFARPDSFVFGCNVYKARKQMGIELAKEHKIEADMVIPVPDSGVAAALGYSKQSGIDFELGIIRNHYVGRTFIEPTQQERELKVRLKLNPIKELIAGKDIIVIDDSVVRGTTSKQIIRILRQAGARKIHLLISSPPTISPCYYGVDTPNKEQLICANKSIEEVCKYIGADSLGFLSVDGLVRSIGGEGKGWCKACFDECYIDDYTRGHQCDSC
- the dapB gene encoding 4-hydroxy-tetrahydrodipicolinate reductase, whose protein sequence is MLKVGIFGATGRVGRLLIEEILNSNHLNLSSIYVRNELQYSLPSSTMVTRDFEVFLQSSDVIVDFSSPEATKALLEVALGNPTPLVIGTTGLSNDTHHLIEEASHTMPILYATNMSKGIAVLNKVVSLVAQTLKESDIEICEIHHRHKKDAPSGTALTLAQTCANARGLNLDKVRVSGRNGVIGERSSNEIGVMSLRGGDVCGRHSVGFYLDGEYLEFTHNATSRLTFAKGALDMASWIVQQESGLYSIQDALAL
- a CDS encoding toxin-antitoxin system YwqK family antitoxin; protein product: MLKHLIYSTLLLLICVFVGCSDSSVDSLPECVNNEDKIKGCVERDYHHNGQLKIEFPYKNGKENDIAKGYYETGELYIKAPYTDDYKNGVAKEYDKNGKLKQLRLYKNDTFKVQS
- the trxB gene encoding thioredoxin-disulfide reductase → MIDLAIIGGGPAGLTAGLYATRGGIKNVVLFEKGMPGGQITGSSEIENYPGVKEIVSGMEFMQPWQEQCFRFGLRHEMSEVTRVSKKGDTFLISLAGGKSEESKAVIFCAGGSPKKANLKGESEFWGRGISTCATCDGFFYKDQEVIVLGGGDTALEEAIYLSRICSKVHLVHRRNEFRAAPTTIEHAKSNDKIHFITPAVVEEIKGDASGVTSVLIKHTDSGKLEDIVVSGIFIFVGYDVNTAILKQENGSMLCDCDEWGSIKVDLSMKTNIEGLFAAGDVRVQASKQVVCAAGDGATAALQAIVYLEHK
- the hisH gene encoding imidazole glycerol phosphate synthase subunit HisH, coding for MTKIGIINYGVGNLGSVQNAFSFVSNQGDVPKFEVCIESSPEKLKDYDKLLLPGVGAFGNAMEHLRDSHLDEAIKEFAQSGKYLLGICLGMQLLFEKSFEFGEHRGLGLMQGEVVEFSNIAPLKVPHIGWNSINFTQRAQDSKIFEGIKDKSFLYFVHSFHIKAKEELILAYCEYGYPFGAIVNRDNLFGIQPHPEKSHDVGLRLLANFIKLK
- a CDS encoding 3'-5' exonuclease produces the protein MICVFDIETIPDFHLLSRVYGYEGLPLEIAKEAFKAQYEKSGSEFLSPCFHRVISISSVICDEYGRFKKVGHFGGGFLDEVSAYVGANGVDSKNCESTRDSKQRQNFIDDNGKIDFESETFLDSLEKQLISEFWQFFNKSNPRLVSFNGRGFDIPTLLLRAMRYDINAFAYYEQDNHALNKNKWQNYRQRYSEEFHTDLLDSLGSFGAVRTLSLNNLCAMLGLVGKYDMNGSQVFETYLCSDEVFKEEIEQEHSSADSNVIRESKIKALMRINHYCHSDVLNTYWLYLKYELLKGSITEADYYDMLQVFYENLPQDKPYWAIFAETLQGHIRAYTSRNLSKG